Proteins from a genomic interval of Thermotoga sp. Mc24:
- a CDS encoding 2-phosphosulfolactate phosphatase family protein has protein sequence MVDVVMVPCSPVECKTAVVIDVLRATSTIVTALSNGASGVIPVKTIEEALERRKEGVLICGERNAQRPEGFDLGNSPLEYRKEKISGKTIVLTTTNGTQVIEKIRSEETVAASFLNLSAVVEYLKSKEDIVLVCAGTNGRFSLEDFLLAGAIVKKLKRSDLGDGAHGAKRYFESVENTREEIKRHSSHAKKLISLGFGKDVEFCTTEDLFKTVPVLMNGAFIPREVL, from the coding sequence ATGGTAGACGTCGTGATGGTACCATGCTCACCTGTGGAGTGTAAAACGGCGGTTGTGATAGATGTTCTGAGGGCAACGAGCACCATAGTGACCGCTCTTTCGAACGGTGCCTCTGGTGTGATACCCGTGAAAACCATCGAAGAGGCTCTGGAGAGGAGAAAAGAAGGCGTTCTGATCTGTGGAGAGAGGAACGCGCAAAGACCGGAAGGATTCGACCTTGGAAATTCTCCTCTGGAGTACAGAAAGGAAAAGATATCTGGAAAAACCATCGTTCTCACAACCACAAACGGCACTCAGGTTATCGAGAAGATCAGAAGTGAAGAGACAGTGGCGGCTTCTTTTCTGAACTTATCAGCGGTCGTTGAATATTTGAAAAGCAAAGAAGACATAGTACTCGTGTGCGCTGGAACGAACGGCAGATTCTCCTTAGAGGATTTTCTGCTCGCTGGCGCGATAGTGAAGAAGCTAAAGCGAAGCGATCTTGGTGATGGCGCTCACGGGGCGAAGAGGTATTTTGAGTCTGTGGAAAACACAAGGGAGGAGATCAAAAGACACTCCTCCCACGCGAAAAAGCTGATTTCTCTTGGATTCGGAAAAGATGTCGAATTCTGTACGACTGAAGATCTTTTCAAAACGGTACCCGTTCTCATGAACGGTGCGTTCATTCCGAGAGAAGTTCTGTGA